In Kordiimonas pumila, a single genomic region encodes these proteins:
- a CDS encoding branched-chain amino acid ABC transporter permease, with amino-acid sequence MYKVSPIIIVCGLIVLAFAGALADRYLMDIFILTCFYGTLAISWNLMGGMAGLVSLGHALFVGIGAYTVAWCSVHLGWPPLLTWPLAVVLAMAVAFIIGMLCFRYGLKGYFFGIATLAFSEVAFFLVSGIAALGRSDGIMIPLREDGGFYLQFYEKWPYGLIIAAILIITLLLGNFLLKSRTGYYWQALRDNEEAAEALGIDTRKMKMRAFVISAAIAGLCGAFYANYISYVDPRSVLGIDLSIQMLVFSIIGGMSLLWGPLLGAAILVPLDDFLRSITSLQGSNVIVYATLLILLAIALPQGIGGWFTAMMRRRKAKQAAANKEAGQ; translated from the coding sequence ATGTATAAAGTGTCGCCTATAATTATTGTATGCGGACTTATTGTGCTGGCTTTTGCGGGTGCGCTCGCTGACCGATACCTCATGGATATTTTTATCCTGACCTGTTTTTACGGCACGCTTGCCATTTCATGGAATCTTATGGGTGGTATGGCGGGGCTTGTGTCGCTGGGGCATGCGCTTTTTGTTGGTATTGGTGCCTATACAGTTGCGTGGTGCAGTGTTCACCTTGGGTGGCCACCGCTTTTAACATGGCCTTTGGCAGTTGTACTGGCAATGGCTGTAGCCTTTATCATTGGGATGCTATGTTTCAGGTACGGCTTGAAAGGCTATTTCTTTGGTATCGCGACCCTTGCCTTTAGTGAAGTTGCCTTTTTTCTGGTTTCGGGCATTGCCGCCCTTGGCCGCTCAGATGGTATTATGATCCCGCTGCGCGAGGATGGGGGCTTTTATCTGCAGTTTTACGAAAAATGGCCTTACGGCTTGATTATTGCGGCTATCCTTATAATAACGCTGCTGCTTGGAAACTTTTTACTTAAATCCAGAACCGGCTATTATTGGCAAGCGCTGCGCGATAATGAAGAAGCGGCAGAAGCACTTGGCATTGACACGCGCAAAATGAAAATGCGGGCTTTTGTTATTAGTGCCGCAATCGCAGGTCTGTGCGGCGCTTTTTATGCAAATTATATCTCATACGTGGACCCGCGCTCTGTTCTGGGTATTGATCTTTCAATTCAGATGCTTGTTTTCTCTATTATTGGTGGCATGTCATTGTTATGGGGGCCGCTGTTGGGTGCTGCGATTTTAGTGCCGCTTGATGATTTTCTGCGCAGTATAACATCACTTCAGGGAAGTAATGTGATTGTATATGCAACGCTGCTTATCTTGCTTGCGATAGCCTTGCCTCAGGGCATTGGCGGCTGGTTTACCGCTATGATGCGCCGCCGCAAGGCAAAACAGGCAGCTGCAAACAAGGAGGCAGGGCAATGA
- a CDS encoding ABC transporter ATP-binding protein — translation MSILSAQNIAAGYNKVEIISDISLNVETGSKVALIGSNGAGKSTLVKAINGLIPISAGHLLWDTVPVQTVKAAMRTRAGIATVPEGRHLFPECSVLENLTAAAIFSKAKEKREESLENIMKLFPRLGERSAQRVGTLSGGEQQMVAIGRALMTQPQLLILDEPSIGLSPRIVGEIFEVLGELSKTGLSLLLVEQNVELSLRFVDYAYVLQQGKITLSGPANDLLDDKKVRAAYLGE, via the coding sequence ATGAGCATACTATCTGCACAAAATATTGCTGCTGGTTATAACAAGGTAGAAATTATCAGTGACATTAGCCTTAATGTGGAAACGGGCAGTAAAGTAGCGCTTATTGGGTCTAATGGTGCCGGGAAAAGCACCTTGGTGAAGGCGATAAATGGCCTAATCCCGATATCGGCAGGGCACTTACTGTGGGATACTGTACCCGTGCAAACAGTGAAGGCTGCCATGCGTACCAGAGCGGGTATAGCAACTGTGCCAGAAGGTAGGCATTTGTTCCCTGAGTGCTCGGTACTTGAAAATCTGACGGCAGCGGCAATTTTTTCGAAAGCAAAAGAGAAGCGTGAAGAAAGCCTTGAAAATATCATGAAGCTTTTTCCGCGCCTCGGCGAACGGTCAGCACAGCGTGTTGGTACATTGTCAGGCGGTGAGCAACAGATGGTGGCGATAGGCCGCGCCCTGATGACACAGCCACAGCTTTTAATTCTGGATGAACCGTCTATTGGTCTTTCCCCGCGTATAGTGGGGGAGATTTTTGAAGTGTTAGGCGAGCTTTCAAAAACTGGCCTTAGCCTTTTGCTGGTAGAACAGAATGTAGAGTTAAGTTTAAGGTTTGTCGATTACGCATATGTCTTGCAGCAGGGAAAGATAACACTTTCTGGTCCTGCGAATGACCTGCTGGATGATAAAAAAGTGCGAGCGGCATATCTGGGAGAGTGA
- the nhaC gene encoding Na+/H+ antiporter NhaC — protein sequence MRTKTVVNPSLLDALIPVLFLIVSLYFSVTLYGPSSSYGANQLALILSGCIAIVIGFKNGNSWKTIEHAISEGISKSINALFILLMVGSLIGTWILSGTVPAMIYYGLQIIHPDVFYVTACILCALTSLSIGSSWSTAGTIGVGLMGVAFGLGLSPAITAGAIISGAYFGDKLSPLSDTTNLASASTETDIFEHIRHMLWTTVPSISLALMLYLIIGLNSSPITGEINIGENLRLIEQNFNIGPHLFIPLIVVFYMAIKKYPAFPTLTIGMLLGAVFAVVFQPETIHTFSLLATERSMSPDEFAAYSAQVQNGNISPAMQTLDGVWRAMVDRFMISSGNPEFDELFYNGGMTKMVNTVWLAMCSMFFGSIMERLGMLQRVVDSLVKSVKTTGGLILTTAASCISVNILSGDQYMAIILPGRMFRAEFKAKNLASKNLSRAVEDTATMTSVLVPWNTCSVYMFGVLGVSAFAFAPFCFFNIISPCMTILYGYLNFKIEPLAEQAVTEEVPEKTL from the coding sequence ATGCGTACAAAAACAGTTGTAAACCCTAGTTTGCTTGATGCACTCATACCAGTATTGTTTCTGATCGTTTCTTTATACTTTTCAGTCACGCTTTATGGCCCTAGCTCATCGTATGGTGCCAACCAGCTTGCTTTGATTTTAAGCGGCTGTATTGCCATTGTGATTGGCTTCAAGAATGGTAACAGCTGGAAAACTATTGAACATGCTATTAGCGAGGGCATTAGCAAAAGCATCAATGCCCTGTTTATCCTGCTTATGGTTGGCTCCCTGATTGGGACATGGATTCTCTCTGGCACAGTGCCCGCCATGATTTATTATGGCCTCCAGATCATCCACCCTGATGTGTTTTATGTAACGGCCTGTATCCTGTGTGCCCTTACCTCCCTGAGCATTGGCAGCAGCTGGTCAACGGCAGGCACCATCGGTGTTGGATTAATGGGGGTAGCATTTGGGCTTGGGCTATCGCCCGCCATTACAGCGGGGGCTATTATTTCCGGTGCTTATTTTGGTGATAAGCTTTCGCCATTATCAGACACAACAAATTTGGCGTCCGCCTCCACCGAAACAGACATATTTGAACATATCCGCCACATGTTATGGACAACAGTGCCCTCGATCAGCCTTGCGCTCATGCTGTATTTAATCATCGGGTTAAACTCCAGCCCGATTACAGGCGAAATAAACATTGGCGAAAACCTGCGGTTAATTGAACAGAATTTCAACATAGGTCCTCATTTATTTATCCCGCTTATTGTTGTGTTTTATATGGCGATTAAAAAATATCCGGCTTTTCCAACCCTCACAATAGGGATGCTGTTGGGGGCTGTTTTTGCCGTAGTTTTTCAACCTGAAACAATCCACACTTTTAGCCTGCTTGCGACAGAAAGATCTATGTCCCCTGACGAATTTGCAGCCTATTCTGCCCAAGTACAAAATGGCAATATTTCCCCAGCCATGCAAACGCTCGACGGTGTGTGGCGCGCCATGGTTGACCGGTTTATGATCTCCTCAGGCAACCCAGAATTTGATGAACTGTTTTATAATGGCGGCATGACAAAAATGGTCAACACCGTTTGGCTTGCCATGTGTTCCATGTTTTTTGGCTCTATCATGGAGCGCCTAGGCATGCTTCAGCGTGTTGTTGATAGCCTTGTAAAAAGCGTTAAAACAACCGGTGGCCTTATTCTAACAACAGCCGCATCGTGCATATCTGTTAATATACTTTCTGGTGATCAGTATATGGCTATTATCCTGCCTGGCCGCATGTTCAGGGCTGAATTCAAAGCTAAAAACCTTGCCTCAAAAAACCTGTCCCGCGCGGTTGAAGACACTGCTACCATGACATCGGTTTTAGTACCGTGGAACACATGCTCGGTTTACATGTTTGGCGTACTCGGGGTATCGGCCTTTGCTTTTGCGCCCTTTTGCTTTTTTAATATTATCAGCCCGTGCATGACTATTCTGTATGGGTATCTGAATTTCAAAATAGAACCGCTTGCAGAACAGGCCGTCACAGAAGAAGTACCCGAGAAAACCCTGTAG
- a CDS encoding ABC transporter substrate-binding protein, which produces MKGFYRQLVLYLTVAFMAFVSPAYAVEPVKVGVLVPLTGVSAADGGRLLRAHELAARQINEAGGIRALGGATIELVVADTQSRPEIARSEAERLISRSKVSVIMGAWTSSATIPSMQVAERYRTPFIVTSAVTDKITEQNMKFVFRVAPKGSWAAVDVAKFIRFMRAKGQTIDKVALVYEDGPFGQTVSDGYKHVLATEDVAIVSAQNFKTGSPDLSTQAAKLKASGADLVLSVAYVDDEVVLLRALAAQRYSPFVLGFGGGHVHPSLLQIGDLAEGTFGVVEWMSDIQKQASTDFVTAYKAAYGDVPLSNAAQAYASTWVAALALEGAGARDTVKVRDALRQLHVETGPASLLPGDVLAFDENGQNTVGNVIAEVVDGAFVTVWPEAVASSEVKNIVRLPASIETTNIPSDVPLEAGEKAETQQSGFSSAIIMQAVISGLANGAIYGLIAVGLTLIFGVMRVINFAHGEFLMIAMYLGYFAWAVPGIDPVLAVFIVTPILMLAGVLLYGGIIRFTIGAPEINQMAVTLGLSLLLQHLALVFFTGDNRLVTLPRSSTGFEFGSAIIQMPQLIAGAAAFGLLALLYLILKRTDFGLMMRSVSQSSDGAALSGIDISSVYKWSMAVGIGTLGVAGPLLVSVLYVNPHVGALFTLKAFVIVIIGGLGSFGGALVGALIVGLAESIAGVWFPASFAAAVPFGLLILILLVRPQGLFSQKGAH; this is translated from the coding sequence GTGAAAGGGTTTTACCGGCAGCTAGTGCTGTATCTTACCGTTGCTTTTATGGCCTTTGTTTCCCCTGCTTATGCTGTGGAACCTGTAAAGGTGGGTGTTTTGGTGCCGCTTACAGGTGTTAGTGCAGCAGATGGTGGCAGGTTGCTGCGTGCACACGAACTGGCGGCTCGGCAAATTAACGAGGCCGGTGGGATTCGCGCTTTGGGGGGCGCTACAATAGAACTGGTTGTGGCAGACACCCAGTCGCGCCCTGAAATTGCCCGAAGTGAGGCCGAAAGGCTCATTTCTCGAAGCAAAGTATCCGTTATTATGGGGGCATGGACATCATCTGCGACAATACCTTCCATGCAGGTGGCAGAGCGCTATCGCACACCTTTTATTGTGACCAGTGCGGTAACCGATAAAATTACCGAACAGAATATGAAGTTTGTGTTCCGTGTTGCCCCGAAGGGTAGCTGGGCCGCCGTGGATGTGGCCAAATTTATCCGGTTTATGCGTGCAAAAGGTCAGACGATTGATAAAGTTGCTTTGGTCTATGAAGATGGCCCGTTTGGGCAGACTGTATCGGACGGGTATAAACATGTTCTGGCAACAGAAGATGTTGCGATTGTAAGTGCACAGAATTTTAAAACCGGGTCACCAGACCTTAGTACGCAGGCAGCAAAGCTTAAAGCCTCCGGTGCTGATCTTGTGTTAAGTGTTGCTTATGTTGATGATGAAGTGGTGTTGCTGCGGGCGCTTGCAGCTCAGCGCTATTCTCCTTTTGTGTTGGGCTTTGGCGGTGGTCATGTTCACCCGTCACTTTTGCAAATTGGTGATCTGGCAGAAGGCACATTTGGCGTTGTTGAATGGATGTCAGATATCCAGAAGCAGGCGAGCACAGACTTTGTAACAGCCTATAAAGCAGCCTACGGTGACGTGCCGCTGAGTAATGCAGCACAGGCTTACGCTAGTACATGGGTTGCGGCCCTTGCGCTTGAAGGCGCGGGAGCACGCGATACCGTTAAAGTGCGTGATGCTCTCCGGCAGCTACATGTTGAAACAGGGCCAGCTTCATTACTGCCGGGTGACGTTCTGGCGTTTGATGAAAACGGCCAGAATACGGTTGGTAATGTTATTGCCGAGGTTGTCGACGGTGCCTTTGTTACTGTTTGGCCAGAAGCGGTTGCCAGCAGTGAAGTGAAAAATATTGTGCGGTTGCCAGCAAGCATTGAAACAACCAATATACCCTCTGATGTGCCGCTTGAGGCTGGCGAGAAAGCTGAAACCCAGCAATCTGGTTTTTCGTCAGCTATTATAATGCAGGCTGTGATTAGCGGCTTGGCGAATGGGGCCATATACGGGCTAATCGCTGTTGGGCTAACGCTTATTTTTGGTGTGATGCGGGTTATCAATTTTGCGCATGGCGAGTTTTTGATGATCGCCATGTATCTTGGCTATTTTGCGTGGGCTGTACCCGGCATAGACCCTGTGTTGGCTGTTTTCATTGTTACACCCATTTTAATGTTGGCAGGCGTACTGTTATACGGCGGTATCATAAGGTTTACCATTGGGGCACCAGAGATTAACCAAATGGCGGTTACGCTTGGGCTTTCGTTGTTGCTACAGCACCTTGCGCTGGTGTTTTTTACCGGCGATAACAGGCTGGTTACCTTGCCGCGCTCTTCAACAGGGTTTGAGTTTGGCTCTGCCATTATTCAAATGCCGCAATTGATAGCGGGCGCGGCCGCCTTTGGTTTGCTGGCGCTACTGTATCTTATTTTAAAGCGCACAGACTTTGGCTTAATGATGCGCAGTGTGTCCCAGTCCAGTGATGGGGCGGCCCTTTCAGGCATAGATATTTCATCAGTATACAAATGGTCGATGGCAGTTGGTATTGGCACACTTGGTGTTGCCGGGCCGCTTTTGGTTTCTGTACTTTATGTCAACCCTCATGTGGGGGCACTTTTTACACTCAAAGCCTTTGTTATTGTCATTATTGGCGGGTTAGGGAGTTTTGGCGGCGCGCTTGTTGGTGCCCTTATTGTGGGGCTGGCTGAAAGCATTGCAGGGGTTTGGTTTCCTGCATCCTTTGCGGCGGCGGTTCCCTTTGGCTTGCTTATTCTTATTTTGCTGGTGCGGCCCCAAGGGCTGTTTAGCCAGAAAGGGGCGCACTAA
- a CDS encoding CaiB/BaiF CoA transferase family protein, which translates to MFNILNGVKVIDLTTIVLGPYATQFLGDFGADVIKVEAPSGDLFRSVRPGQSENMGAPFLNCNRNKRSIILDLTKPEGLEALHRLISTADVFVHNMRSKSAKKLGLSYSDLKKIKKDIIYCNACGYGAGGAYENDPAYDDTVQAASGLAYLNADATGAPKYLPTVLCDKVAGLHLAIAILAGVAARARSGRGIAIETPMFESMAAFLMVEHLSGETFSPANGPVGYTRLMSAFRKPFATKDGYISIIPYNGAHWKKFLKLIKRDDLLEDERVNDPALRSRSLDMLYAVVAEATHIHTTGEWLTLLHSADIPCAKVNRLDDLLTDEHLSDVGLFEFVDHPTEGKIRNIRSAFKMDGAESLPDKLAPNLGGNSAEILSEAGFNDAEVARIAGSGGVIMSG; encoded by the coding sequence GTGTTTAATATCTTGAACGGCGTTAAAGTTATTGATCTGACAACCATTGTGCTTGGCCCTTACGCGACACAGTTTTTGGGCGACTTTGGCGCAGACGTTATCAAGGTTGAGGCACCGTCTGGTGACCTGTTTCGCAGTGTTCGGCCCGGACAGTCTGAAAATATGGGCGCGCCTTTCCTGAATTGTAACCGGAACAAGCGGTCTATCATTCTGGACCTGACAAAACCCGAAGGGCTTGAGGCTTTACACAGGCTGATTTCTACGGCTGATGTTTTTGTACACAATATGCGCTCAAAATCAGCTAAGAAATTGGGGCTTTCATATAGTGATCTGAAAAAAATAAAGAAAGACATTATATACTGCAATGCCTGTGGGTACGGCGCAGGCGGCGCTTACGAGAATGACCCTGCCTACGATGATACAGTGCAGGCAGCATCTGGGCTTGCTTATTTGAATGCAGATGCAACAGGTGCCCCAAAATATTTACCAACTGTCTTATGCGATAAAGTTGCAGGCTTGCATTTGGCTATTGCAATACTGGCTGGTGTTGCCGCGCGGGCAAGATCAGGCCGTGGTATAGCCATTGAAACGCCTATGTTTGAAAGCATGGCCGCATTCCTGATGGTTGAGCATTTATCAGGGGAAACATTTAGCCCGGCGAATGGACCCGTTGGATATACACGGCTTATGTCTGCATTCCGAAAGCCATTTGCCACAAAAGACGGCTATATCAGCATCATTCCTTATAACGGGGCGCACTGGAAAAAATTTCTGAAGCTTATTAAGCGTGATGACTTGCTGGAAGATGAAAGGGTTAATGATCCTGCCTTGCGTAGTCGAAGCCTTGATATGCTGTATGCTGTGGTGGCGGAGGCTACACACATTCATACAACCGGTGAATGGCTCACCTTACTGCACAGTGCTGATATACCGTGTGCCAAAGTAAACCGGCTCGATGATCTGTTGACGGACGAGCACCTCAGTGATGTGGGCCTGTTCGAGTTTGTGGATCACCCGACAGAGGGAAAAATTCGCAATATAAGGTCTGCCTTTAAAATGGATGGGGCCGAAAGCCTGCCAGATAAACTAGCCCCCAACCTTGGCGGCAACAGCGCAGAGATTTTATCTGAAGCAGGTTTTAACGATGCAGAAGTAGCCAGAATTGCCGGTTCTGGTGGCGTTATAATGTCGGGTTAA
- a CDS encoding helix-turn-helix domain-containing protein translates to MIQNSMQRKPFRSLVGEEIALTGERSMHIGNDDCVFLVCPQQGVFSADVGGRNFVLHPSHVLVCPEINTCKLSSTDGVAHIVSLEKSVFRQQQHIRILMTSDLIRSLMKEVVSLNGSNRDIAYENAVLSLLVCEMARKNTVPDQVTVAMPQDKRLMRVCQELLKAPAVPDNMDDWCIKAGMSRRNFTRTFKVETGMTFGAWRREVRLVNALSLIIGGEQITSAAYEVGYESVSAFTVAFSRRFGVPPCHYKPKMREMAALMPSAGFAKHSLAQPCASILR, encoded by the coding sequence ATGATACAAAATTCAATGCAGAGAAAGCCATTTAGAAGCCTTGTGGGAGAAGAAATTGCTCTGACCGGTGAGCGGAGCATGCATATAGGTAATGATGACTGCGTATTTTTGGTTTGCCCGCAGCAAGGTGTTTTTTCAGCAGATGTGGGGGGGAGGAACTTTGTTTTGCATCCCTCGCATGTGTTGGTATGCCCTGAGATAAACACATGCAAGCTCAGTAGCACCGACGGTGTGGCGCATATTGTCTCGCTAGAAAAATCTGTTTTCAGACAGCAGCAGCATATTAGAATTTTGATGACATCAGACCTTATTCGTTCCTTGATGAAAGAGGTTGTGTCCCTGAACGGCAGCAATAGAGATATCGCCTATGAAAACGCTGTTTTGTCGCTGCTTGTTTGTGAAATGGCCCGTAAAAACACAGTGCCAGACCAAGTGACTGTTGCAATGCCCCAAGACAAGCGGCTGATGCGTGTGTGTCAGGAGCTTTTGAAGGCACCAGCTGTGCCGGACAATATGGATGATTGGTGCATAAAAGCCGGTATGAGCCGCCGGAACTTCACACGCACGTTCAAGGTGGAAACAGGCATGACATTTGGTGCGTGGCGCCGGGAAGTACGGCTGGTGAATGCATTGTCACTTATTATTGGCGGTGAGCAAATAACGTCAGCAGCCTATGAAGTGGGCTACGAAAGTGTCAGCGCTTTTACTGTGGCCTTTAGCCGCCGTTTTGGTGTGCCGCCTTGCCATTATAAGCCAAAAATGCGCGAGATGGCGGCCTTGATGCCATCTGCGGGCTTTGCGAAACATAGCTTGGCCCAGCCATGCGCTTCAATTTTAAGGTAG
- a CDS encoding ABC transporter ATP-binding protein, which translates to MTALLDVQSISKSFGGLKALQDVHFSVDENEIFAVIGPNGAGKTTLFNCLSGALHPDSGQILFEGERIEHLPPHTICKRGLARTFQIVKPFRGMTVLENVQVAAFAKHKTTLAARKAAAAVLEELDIASKAYVDAGELNVSELRSLEIARALATEPRLLLLDEMLAGLTKAEADALCAKIRLLPSRGIAVIVVEHSVPVISSLCERSVVIDFGQVLLCGPTAEVIKDERVQGAYLGKVAS; encoded by the coding sequence ATGACCGCACTTCTTGATGTACAATCGATTAGTAAATCATTTGGTGGTTTAAAAGCGCTGCAAGATGTTCATTTCTCTGTTGATGAAAATGAAATATTCGCTGTGATAGGCCCAAACGGGGCAGGCAAGACAACACTGTTTAACTGCCTGTCTGGTGCTTTGCATCCAGATAGTGGCCAAATCCTCTTTGAGGGTGAGCGTATTGAGCATTTACCGCCGCATACAATTTGTAAAAGGGGTTTGGCGCGTACATTTCAAATTGTAAAACCTTTTAGGGGCATGACAGTTCTGGAAAATGTGCAGGTTGCAGCTTTTGCAAAGCATAAAACCACACTTGCTGCCCGGAAGGCTGCGGCTGCCGTGCTGGAAGAATTGGATATAGCCTCCAAGGCATATGTAGATGCCGGAGAGCTTAATGTTTCTGAACTCAGAAGCCTTGAGATTGCCCGCGCACTGGCCACAGAGCCAAGGCTGCTTTTGCTTGATGAAATGCTCGCTGGTCTTACCAAGGCGGAAGCCGATGCTTTATGTGCAAAAATACGGCTTTTACCGTCAAGGGGCATTGCTGTTATTGTTGTGGAACATTCTGTGCCTGTTATTAGCAGTTTGTGTGAGCGCTCTGTCGTTATTGATTTTGGGCAAGTGCTGTTATGCGGCCCCACGGCAGAAGTGATTAAGGACGAGCGTGTGCAGGGTGCATACCTTGGGAAGGTGGCATCATGA
- a CDS encoding TetR family transcriptional regulator C-terminal domain-containing protein, whose amino-acid sequence MTRSKNIFSVDHTTDDKKQLFIDATIASLSEHGYKGTTVRKIAEIAKVAPGLLTHYYSGKEVLIAESYRYMTKKFLGIFQERIAEKKNKPLEALQIFFFKTFEKDNLDPKVLRVWLAFWSLTLLHKELSHIHKETYQEYITSIEDMLTEAYSMEGRSVDPEVIKAQAIGINAILDGLWLEWCLNPETFSPAEGLQIVRGFVAKVTGLEVPEYEATP is encoded by the coding sequence ATGACAAGAAGCAAAAATATCTTTTCGGTTGACCATACCACCGACGACAAAAAGCAATTATTCATTGATGCAACAATCGCGTCGTTGTCAGAACATGGGTATAAGGGCACAACTGTAAGGAAGATTGCTGAAATTGCAAAAGTAGCGCCGGGCCTATTGACCCATTATTACAGCGGTAAGGAAGTTCTTATTGCTGAAAGCTACAGGTATATGACCAAAAAGTTTTTGGGCATTTTTCAGGAACGTATTGCTGAAAAAAAGAACAAGCCACTTGAGGCGCTGCAAATATTTTTTTTTAAAACTTTTGAGAAAGATAACCTTGACCCAAAAGTGCTGCGCGTGTGGCTGGCTTTCTGGTCGCTTACACTTCTGCACAAAGAATTAAGCCATATCCATAAGGAAACTTATCAGGAATATATCACGTCTATTGAGGATATGTTGACAGAGGCCTATTCCATGGAAGGCCGGTCTGTTGACCCAGAGGTGATTAAGGCACAAGCCATCGGCATAAATGCTATTCTTGATGGCTTGTGGCTAGAGTGGTGCTTAAACCCTGAAACCTTTTCACCGGCAGAGGGCTTGCAGATTGTCAGAGGCTTTGTTGCCAAAGTAACCGGCCTTGAAGTGCCAGAGTATGAAGCTACCCCCTAA
- a CDS encoding amidohydrolase — protein sequence MIDRRQLLMAGAATFMLPYALRAGGVRLDAAYVNGSVWTGVRGAPLASAFGTVGNRIAAVGKDQVAASTGPMTRVVDLGGAFVTPGIIDNHTHFLMGSQALSRVNLRQASTPAEFSRIIAEAAQEVGSGKWVEGGNWDEQLWGGELPHKDWIDAVTPNTPVAVARLDLHMWFLNSLALKLAGIDRNTPDPDGGVIIRDANGEPTGIVKDKAKDLVQRVIPEPSEAEIEATFRKGIEHGLSLGVTQVHIKALDWTSQNALRRMRAKGETDMRFSSFVPLQDWAKLDAIVREEGRGDDWVRWGGLKGLVDGSLGSGTALFKEPYSDMPENKGITFVDPADLREWVLAADKHNLHIAVHAIGDRANDMILDIYAEAEAVNGARDRRFLIEHAQHISPASIPRFAELGVVASVQPYHAVDDGRWAVKKIGKERLHGTYAFGSLLDAGVKVSFGSDWPVAPLDPRTGLQAAVLRQTIDGANPEGWLPDEKISIEAALEAYTVTNAYAGFQEDRFGMLAPGYVADFVVFADNLLTMDPAHLTEVEILRTIVDGTERYSSDT from the coding sequence ATGATCGATAGAAGGCAATTACTAATGGCAGGCGCAGCAACTTTTATGTTGCCGTATGCCTTAAGAGCGGGCGGTGTGCGCCTGGATGCAGCCTATGTAAACGGGTCTGTGTGGACAGGTGTGCGCGGTGCGCCGCTTGCCTCTGCCTTTGGTACCGTTGGCAACAGAATTGCCGCAGTTGGCAAAGATCAAGTGGCTGCCTCAACGGGCCCCATGACCCGTGTGGTTGATTTGGGCGGCGCGTTTGTAACCCCCGGCATTATAGATAATCATACCCATTTCCTGATGGGGTCGCAGGCGTTAAGCCGTGTGAACTTGCGGCAGGCATCAACGCCAGCAGAGTTTAGCCGCATTATTGCAGAAGCAGCCCAAGAAGTAGGCTCCGGTAAATGGGTTGAAGGCGGTAACTGGGATGAGCAGCTTTGGGGCGGCGAGCTACCGCACAAAGACTGGATCGATGCTGTTACCCCCAATACACCGGTCGCGGTGGCGCGGTTAGACCTGCATATGTGGTTTTTGAACTCGCTTGCCTTGAAGCTTGCGGGGATCGACAGAAACACCCCGGACCCGGATGGGGGCGTTATTATCCGCGATGCGAACGGTGAACCGACCGGTATTGTGAAAGATAAAGCCAAAGATTTGGTGCAGCGGGTAATACCGGAACCAAGTGAGGCCGAGATAGAGGCAACATTCAGGAAGGGTATTGAACACGGCTTAAGCCTGGGTGTGACACAGGTGCATATTAAAGCGCTTGATTGGACTAGCCAGAATGCACTGCGGCGGATGCGGGCGAAAGGCGAAACCGATATGCGGTTTAGTTCTTTTGTACCCCTGCAAGACTGGGCAAAGCTTGATGCGATCGTGCGCGAAGAAGGGCGCGGTGATGACTGGGTGCGCTGGGGCGGCCTTAAAGGACTGGTTGATGGCTCGCTTGGTTCAGGCACAGCGCTCTTTAAAGAACCTTACAGTGACATGCCGGAAAACAAAGGGATTACTTTTGTTGACCCCGCTGATTTACGCGAGTGGGTGTTGGCGGCAGACAAACACAACCTGCATATCGCTGTTCATGCGATTGGGGACCGCGCGAATGATATGATCCTCGATATATATGCAGAAGCAGAGGCAGTGAACGGCGCGCGGGACCGGCGCTTTCTTATTGAACATGCACAGCATATCAGCCCGGCCAGCATACCGCGCTTTGCCGAGCTTGGTGTTGTTGCCTCTGTGCAGCCGTATCATGCGGTGGATGATGGCCGCTGGGCTGTGAAGAAGATAGGCAAGGAACGATTGCACGGCACGTATGCTTTTGGCTCGCTTCTGGATGCTGGCGTGAAGGTAAGCTTTGGGTCTGATTGGCCAGTGGCCCCTCTGGACCCGCGTACTGGGTTGCAAGCGGCTGTACTACGGCAGACCATTGACGGTGCGAACCCGGAAGGCTGGTTGCCGGATGAGAAAATCTCTATAGAGGCTGCCCTTGAGGCTTATACGGTTACCAATGCGTATGCCGGTTTCCAAGAGGATAGATTTGGCATGCTGGCACCGGGGTATGTGGCGGATTTTGTCGTGTTTGCAGACAACCTGCTGACCATGGACCCTGCGCACCTTACAGAGGTGGAAATACTGCGGACGATAGTAGACGGGACTGAAAGATACAGTTCTGACACCTGA